A portion of the Thermosulfurimonas sp. F29 genome contains these proteins:
- a CDS encoding uracil-DNA glycosylase produces MEAQNKQTKRVNVREALRRVHDEIVSCHACNLRGGARLPVPGSKIAEIPDLERAPLLIVGEAPGREEDLQGAPFVGWAGKFLRKMLQRADLAHLTYITNLVKCRPPQNRDPQPEEIVACAPFLDRQIEAARPHIILALGRFSAGYVWEKFLHEVFDKPFPGITRVNGQAYTLEHNGERLYIAFFVHPAYILRRAREGETTLPKAFYAHLQGLRFVLERLGYPRRKRRYR; encoded by the coding sequence ATGGAAGCGCAAAACAAACAAACAAAGCGGGTTAATGTGCGGGAGGCCCTGCGAAGGGTGCACGACGAAATTGTTTCCTGCCACGCCTGCAACCTGCGCGGTGGAGCGCGGCTTCCGGTGCCCGGGTCCAAAATCGCCGAGATTCCCGACTTGGAGCGGGCACCCCTCTTGATCGTCGGTGAAGCCCCGGGCCGAGAGGAGGACCTTCAGGGGGCGCCTTTCGTCGGATGGGCGGGCAAGTTCCTGCGGAAAATGCTCCAGCGGGCCGACCTCGCGCATCTGACTTACATCACCAACCTGGTTAAGTGCCGTCCGCCGCAGAACCGCGATCCTCAACCGGAGGAAATCGTCGCCTGTGCGCCGTTCCTCGATCGTCAAATTGAAGCGGCGCGTCCTCACATTATCCTCGCGCTGGGGCGTTTCTCGGCAGGATATGTGTGGGAGAAGTTTTTGCACGAGGTCTTCGACAAGCCCTTCCCCGGAATCACCCGGGTGAACGGTCAGGCTTACACCCTCGAGCATAACGGCGAGCGCCTTTACATCGCCTTTTTCGTTCATCCCGCCTACATTCTGCGCCGCGCCAGGGAAGGCGAAACAACCCTCCCCAAAGCCTTTTACGCTCACCTGCAGGGGCTCCGCTTCGTGCTCGAGCGACTCGGCTACCCCCGGCGCAAGCGGCGCTATCGATAA
- a CDS encoding HU family DNA-binding protein: MTYTEIVQTIARREGVSKDVVKRVLGGFFEELAGMEKDESLVLRGFGTFTVRERASRKGRNPRTGEEITIPKRKVLAFKPARGLLKRLNAQSRRRRKK; encoded by the coding sequence ATGACATACACCGAAATCGTGCAGACCATTGCGAGGCGGGAAGGGGTGTCCAAGGATGTGGTGAAGCGGGTGCTTGGAGGATTTTTTGAGGAGCTTGCCGGCATGGAGAAAGACGAATCGCTGGTCTTGCGGGGATTCGGCACCTTCACCGTGCGGGAGCGTGCCTCGCGCAAGGGGCGCAACCCGCGCACCGGCGAGGAGATTACCATACCCAAGCGGAAGGTGCTCGCTTTCAAGCCTGCAAGGGGATTGCTAAAGCGCCTGAATGCCCAAAGCAGGCGCCGGAGGAAGAAGTGA
- a CDS encoding HD-GYP domain-containing protein yields the protein MFVLDESIFRYDLGGILRLLSRVDSFVAHTPGHCLRFAAFGLALMSECGDFELWGRVPAGALWLAFQLHDVGKIAVPWVFLAEKRRLTEEEREMVERHTEFGEAVLRFLREREHFGHLASPLGGLETRIGLRLAQEVALYHHENWDGSGYPRGLRERSIPFLARVARVADVVDALLFPRGYRGGGWRPEKVLIFLQRGRGKLFDPEVAQTAQRLLAPILAAACPECPSSACPLVSTRAQS from the coding sequence ATGTTTGTGCTGGATGAGAGCATTTTTCGCTACGATCTCGGCGGCATTTTGCGATTGCTTTCGCGGGTGGACTCGTTTGTGGCGCACACGCCGGGACATTGTTTGCGTTTTGCGGCGTTTGGACTTGCGTTGATGAGCGAGTGCGGCGATTTCGAGCTATGGGGGCGTGTACCCGCAGGAGCGCTCTGGCTGGCTTTTCAGTTGCATGATGTGGGCAAGATCGCTGTTCCCTGGGTGTTCTTAGCGGAGAAACGCCGTCTTACGGAAGAAGAACGCGAAATGGTTGAGCGCCACACCGAGTTCGGCGAGGCAGTATTGCGCTTTTTGAGGGAACGCGAGCATTTCGGACATCTTGCGAGTCCGCTTGGTGGCCTTGAAACCCGAATCGGCCTTCGTTTGGCGCAGGAGGTGGCCCTTTACCATCATGAGAACTGGGATGGAAGCGGTTACCCCCGGGGCTTGCGGGAGCGCTCGATTCCGTTTTTGGCGAGAGTGGCTCGGGTGGCGGATGTGGTGGACGCTTTGCTTTTCCCGCGGGGTTATCGCGGTGGCGGCTGGCGTCCGGAAAAAGTGCTGATTTTTTTACAGCGGGGAAGGGGAAAGCTTTTCGATCCGGAAGTGGCGCAGACGGCTCAGCGCTTGCTTGCGCCGATCCTCGCCGCGGCCTGTCCCGAATGCCCCTCATCCGCCTGCCCGCTTGTCTCAACCCGCGCCCAGTCTTAA